From the Solanum lycopersicum chromosome 10, SLM_r2.1 genome, one window contains:
- the LOC101264685 gene encoding stomatal closure-related actin-binding protein 3 codes for MTKVSPEFVAEPQMQIARSVSRDVSLSNNQFPTYKLGPNFEVLQDTKEDNKGPPLKEVVEEETNRLTEQHNRLSVRDLASKFDKNLSAAAKLSNEAKIREAPSLEGHVLLKKLRDSLEFLKGRLTGLNKEDIEKTISLVEALAVKLTQNEGELIQEKFEVKKLVNFLKQASEDAKRLVNQERSFACAEIESARSVVQRIGEALDEEERNSPTSAKQEVEGLLEEVQEARRIKLLHQPSKVMDMEHELRALRIQIREKSTVSFKLQKELTMSRRAGQNKSEFYELIGSETLGSIIRIQSCSNEAIDVSKCSIQWYRLSSECSRREPIVGADKFVYAPEPIDVGRLLEADIVSNGQKVSLTTTAPIDPASGLGSYVETLFRKSNIEFSVVIAQMNGRNYSSRSAHCFHVGKTKLKLGKGWITKARDSYSKSMQLCGFRGGGNSAAKSLFWLPRKGHSFVLVFESEKERNGALMAARKYAMDCNVILAGPDDDALL; via the exons ATGACCAAGGTCAGTCCAGAATTTGTAGCGGAGCCTCAGATGCAGATAGCCCGGTCAGTATCAAGAGATGTGAGCTTGTCCAATAACCAGTTTCCAACATATAAGTTAGGACCCAACTTTGAGGTTCTACAGGATACAAAGGAGGATAACAAAGGCCCACCTTTAAAGGAGGTAGTCGAGGAAGAAACAAATCGGCTGACAGAACAACACAACCGCCTTTCTGTTCGTGACCTTGCTAGCAAATTTGACAAGAATTTGTCAGCTGCAGCTAAATTGTCTAATGAG GCTAAAATTAGAGAGGCACCTTCCCTCGAGGGACATGTTCTTTTGAAGAAGCTCAGAGATTCTTTAGAATTTCTCAAAGGAAGATTGACAGGACTTAACAAGGAGGACATTGAAAAAACTATTTCATTG GTGGAAGCTTTGGCAGTAAAGTTGACACAAAATGAGGGAGAGCTTATACAAGAGAAGTTTGAAGTGAAAAAGCTTGTGAATTTTCTCAAGCAG GCCTCAGAAGATGCTAAAAGATTGGTCAACCAGGAAAGGTCTTTTGCTTGTGCTGAAATTGAGAGTGCCAGATCAGTCGTGCAAAGAATTGGGGAGGCTCTTGACGAAGAAGAAAGGAATTCCCCTACCTCTGCAAAACAG GAAGTGGAGGGACTGCTGGAAGAGGTACAAGAAGCTAGAAGAATAAAACTTTTGCATCAGCCTAGTAAG GTGATGGACATGGAACATGAACTGAGGGCTTTAAGAATCCAGATCAGGGAGAAGTCTACTGTTTCATTTAAGCTTCAGAAAGAG CTAACAATGAGCAGAAGAGCTGGGCAAAATAAATCCGAATTTTATGAGTTGATTGGTTCTGAAACTTTAGGTTCTATAATAAGAATCCAGTCATGTTCAAATGAAGCCATTGATGTTTCAAAATGTTCAATTCAGTGGTATCGTTTATCATCTGAATGCAGCAGAAGGGAACCTATCGTTG GTGCGGACAAATTTGTGTATGCTCCGGAGCCTATTGACGTTGGGAGACTTTTAGAAGCAGATATAGTCTCAAATGGCCAAAAAGTCTCACTGACAACTACTGCTCCTATCGATCCAG CATCTGGATTGGGGAGTTATGTCGAGACACTTTTCCGGAAGTCGAACATTGAATTCAGC gTGGTTATTGCACAGATGAATGGACGGAACTATTCATCACGTTCTGCACACTGCTTTCATGTCGGGAAAACAAAGCTGAAGTTGGGCAAAGGATGGATTACAAAAGCTAGAGATTCATACTCTAAGTCTATGCAG CTATGTGGATTTAGAGGAGGCGGAAATTCTGCGGCAAAGTCATTGTTTTGGCTACCAAGGAAAGGACATTCCTTTGTGTTAGTATTTGAAtcagagaaagaaagaaacggAGCCCTTATGGCTGCTCGGAAATATGCCATGGATTGCAAT GTAATTCTTGCTGGACCTGATGATGATGCTTTGCTTTAG